Proteins found in one Pelmatolapia mariae isolate MD_Pm_ZW linkage group LG7, Pm_UMD_F_2, whole genome shotgun sequence genomic segment:
- the rhof gene encoding rho-related GTP-binding protein RhoF isoform X2 yields MFWTDKGEHCAVKKLLRHNWKYAPSVFEKYTTTITLGGKEIKLNLYDTAGQDDYDRLRPLSYQEANLVLVCFDVTNPTSYENVLIKWYPEVKHFCRDTPVILIGCKTDLRKDKECARKLKAMNLAHVTYMQGEETRQHMNAELYLECSAKYQENVEDIFREATKMALAFNRKQRNNKRKKKCIIL; encoded by the exons ATGTTTTGGACAG ACAAAGGAGAGCACTGTGCCGTGAAAAAGCTGCTGCGCCATAACTGG AAGTATGCACCTTCAGTGTTCGAAAAATACACCACGACTATCACTCTCGGAGGGAAAGAGATAAAGCTCAACCTGTATGACACAGCCG GACAGGACGACTATGATCGACTGAGGCCACTTTCGTACCAAGAAGCTAATCTGGTTCTAGTCTGCTTTGATGTCACAAACCCAACCAGCTATGAGAACGTCCTGATAAAG TGGTACCCAGAGGTGAAGCACTTCTGTCGGGACACGCCAGTCATCCTGATTGGCTGCAAGACTGACCTCAGGAAGGACAAAGAGTGTGCCAGGAAGCTGAAGGCTATGAATCTGGCTCATGTCACTTACATGCAA GGTGAGGAGACTCGCCAGCACATGAACGCAGAGCTCTACCTCGAGTGCTCGGCGAAGTATCAGGAGAACGTGGAAGACATTTTCAGAGAGGCAACGAAGATGGCTTTGGCCTTCAACCGAAAACAGAGGAATaacaagaggaagaagaaatgtatcattttgtga
- the rhof gene encoding rho-related GTP-binding protein RhoF isoform X1, with amino-acid sequence MTQNGAGSGTTRKGDELKIVIVGDGGCGKTSLLMVYAKGDFPEKYAPSVFEKYTTTITLGGKEIKLNLYDTAGQDDYDRLRPLSYQEANLVLVCFDVTNPTSYENVLIKWYPEVKHFCRDTPVILIGCKTDLRKDKECARKLKAMNLAHVTYMQGEETRQHMNAELYLECSAKYQENVEDIFREATKMALAFNRKQRNNKRKKKCIIL; translated from the exons ATGACACAAAACGGTGCCGGGAGCGGCACCACGAGAAAGGGAGATGAACTTAAAATTGTAATTGTGGGAGATGGAGGCTGCGGGAAAACATCTCTTCTGATGGTTTATGCCAAAGGTGATTTTCCAGAG AAGTATGCACCTTCAGTGTTCGAAAAATACACCACGACTATCACTCTCGGAGGGAAAGAGATAAAGCTCAACCTGTATGACACAGCCG GACAGGACGACTATGATCGACTGAGGCCACTTTCGTACCAAGAAGCTAATCTGGTTCTAGTCTGCTTTGATGTCACAAACCCAACCAGCTATGAGAACGTCCTGATAAAG TGGTACCCAGAGGTGAAGCACTTCTGTCGGGACACGCCAGTCATCCTGATTGGCTGCAAGACTGACCTCAGGAAGGACAAAGAGTGTGCCAGGAAGCTGAAGGCTATGAATCTGGCTCATGTCACTTACATGCAA GGTGAGGAGACTCGCCAGCACATGAACGCAGAGCTCTACCTCGAGTGCTCGGCGAAGTATCAGGAGAACGTGGAAGACATTTTCAGAGAGGCAACGAAGATGGCTTTGGCCTTCAACCGAAAACAGAGGAATaacaagaggaagaagaaatgtatcattttgtga
- the tmem120b gene encoding transmembrane protein 120B has protein sequence MSKPRFQAEWEEIDEEYQQLQETHKIYRQKLEELTSLQATCSNAISKQRKCLKDLRHSLTKCAQMCDEKELKLITDIKTQIKDKENVFFDMEAYLPKKNGLYLNLVLGNVNVTLLSNQAKFAYKDEYEKFKLYMTIILMFGAITCLFFLNCRVTDEIFNFLLVWYYCTLTIRESILINNGSRIKGWWVSHHYVSTFLSGVMLTWPEGPMYQMFRSQFLAFSIYQSFVQFLQYYYQSGCLYRLRALGERNQLDLTVEGFQSWMWRGLTFLLPFLFFGHFWQLYNSVTLFRLASHEDCKEWQVFMLALTFLVLFLGNFLTTVKVVHQKVQKNPEKVQKTD, from the exons ATGTCCAAGCCGAGGTTTCAGGCGGAGTGGGAGGAAATTGACGAGGAATATCAACAATTACAG GAAACTCACAAAATATACAGACAAAAACTAGAAGAGCTCACCAGTCTTCAAGCAACTTGCAGCAACGCCATCAGTAAACAGAGGAAATGTCTGAAAGACTTGAGGCACAGTTTAACCAA GTGTGCACAGATGTGTGACGAGAAAGAGCTGAAACTAATAACTGAcatcaaaacacaaataaaagataaagaaaatgttttctttgacatGGAAGCATATTTGCCAAAGAAAAATGG actATACTTGAATTTGGTCCTGGGCAACGTGAATGTAACCCTTCTCAGCAACCAGGCAAA ATTTGCCTACAAAGACGAGTATGAGAAGTTCAAGCTTTACATGACAATAATCCTGATGTTCGGAGCAATAACCTGCCTCTTCTTTCTAAACTGTCG GGTCACTGATGAAATCTTCAACTTTTTGTTGGTGTGGTACTACTGCACATTGACCATAAGGGAAAGCATCCTCATAAACAATGGCTCCAG gatCAAAGGGTGGTGGGTGTCTCACCATTATGTCTCCACCTTCTTGTCAGGTGTTATGTTGACATG gcCAGAAGGACCTATGTATCAGATGTTCAGGAGCCAGTTTCTTGCCTTCTCCATCTATCAAA GCTTTGTTCAGTTCCTTCAGTACTACTACCAGAGCGGCTGCTTATACAGGCTGCGAGCTTTGGGAGAGAGAAATCAGCTGGACCTCACAGTGG agGGATTTCAATCTTGGATGTGGAGGGGACTCACGTTTCTTTTGCCTTTTCTATTTTTTGGCCAT TTTTGGCAGCTGTACAACTCGGTGACCTTGTTCCGCTTGGCAAGCCACGAGGATTGTAAGGAGTGGCAG gtaTTCATGCTGGCACTAACATTTCTCGTCCTGTTCCTGGGAAACTTTCTCACCACGGTAAAAGTCGTCCACCAAAAAGTTCAGAAAAACCCGGAGAAGGTCCAAAAAACTGACTGA
- the morn3 gene encoding MORN repeat-containing protein 3 — translation MPFLKIPPTSPPLSTLLDIKSQKCGLRHTVFSASGNEYTGEWQNNKKHGKGNQVWKKSGAIYNGEWKFGKRDGYGTYSILLPESQKYVKKYCGEWTDGKKHGYGTYFYKNSSVYEGEWSEDQRSGWGRMYYANGDIYEGKWLKDKNHGEGIFIFSNGNRYEGSWREGKKDGSGKFYYCDKGQLYEGLWVDGVPKCGTLSDFGRDGAPMPAKYPIPKVHLIDTQLVLREAESAYLGRF, via the exons ATGCCATTTCTCAAAATACCTCCAACTAGTCCCCCATTGTCAACACTGCTGGACATTAAATCACAGAAATGTGGACTGCGGCACACAGTTTTCTCAGCCAGTGGAAACGAATACACCGGGGAGTGGCAGAACAATAAGAAGCATG GCAAGGGAAATCAAGTTTGGAAGAAGTCTGGTGCCATTTATAATGGAGAGTGGAAATTCGGAAAACGTGACGGGTATGGTACCTACAGCATTTTACTCCCAGAATCACAGAAGTATGTGAAGAAGTACTGTGGTGAATGGACAGATGGAAAGAAGCAT GGGTACGGCACATACTTTTACAAAAACTCATCAGTGTATGAGGGGGAGTGGAGCGAGGACCAACGGAGTGGCTGGGGAAGGATGTACTATGCAAATGGAGACATCTATGAGGGCAAGTGGCTGAAGGATAAGAATCATGGAGAAGGaatctttatatttt CAAATGGAAACAGGTATGAAGGTAGCTGGCGAGAGGGGAAGAAGGATGGTAGTGGAAAGTTCTACTACTGTGACAAAGGCCAGCTTTATGAAGGCCTTTGGGTGGATGGAGTGCCAAAATGTGGGACCCTGTCTGATTTTGGGAGAGATGGAGCACCAATGCCTGCAAAATATCCGATTCCAAAG GTACACCTGATCGATACACAGCTGGTTTTAAGGGAAGCCGAATCAGCTTACCTTGGCCGGTTCTGA
- the orai1b gene encoding calcium release-activated calcium channel protein 1 produces the protein MLCKCTLSESPFLSNSVFAKCRSMSLNEHSLQALSWRKLYLSRAKLKASSRTSALLSGFAMVAMVEVQLDNSYPYPPALLIAFSACTTVLVAVHLFALMVSTCILPNIEAVSNVHNLNSVKESPHERMHRHIELAWAFSTVIGTLLFLAEVVLLCWVKFLPIKPNKSSNSTVSSGVAAAITSTSIMVPFGLVFIVFAVHFYRSLVSHKTDRQFEELEELSNLTRLQNELDNRGESSILQSPSSHFP, from the exons ATGCTGTGTAAGTGTACGCTGTCGGAATCTCCTTTTTTAAGTAACAGTGTTTTTGCTAAGTGTCGCAGTATGAGTCTGAACGAGCATTCCCTGCAAGCGCTGTCCTGGAGAAAGCTGTACCTGAGTCGAGCTAAACTGAAGGCTTCCAGTCGGACCTCGGCTCTGCTGTCTGGATTTGCTATG GTGGCTATGGTAGAAGTGCAGCTGGACAACAGCTACCCCTACCCACCTGCGCTCCTTATTGCCTTCAGTGCCTGCACCACTGTGCTCGTAGCCGTTCACCTGTTCGCTCTGATGGTCAGCACCTGCATTTTACCCAACATAGAGGCCGTGAGCAACGTCCACAATCTCAACTCGGTGAAGGAGTCCCCACATGAGCGAATGCACCGGCACATTGAGCTGGCGTGGGCGTTTTCCACAGTCATTGGCACTTTGCTCTTCCTGGCAGAGGTGGTTCTACTCTGCTGGGTTAAGTTTTTGCCCATCAAGCCCAACAAATCCAGCAACAGCACAGTTTCCTCCGGAGTGGCTGCTGCCATTACCTCCACCTCCATTATGGTGCCCTTTGGTTTGGTTTTCATAGTCTTCGCTGTGCATTTCTATCGCTCCTTGGTGAGCCACAAGACTGACAGACAGTttgaggagctggaggagctcTCCAACCTCACCAGGCTACAGAATGAGCTCGATAACAGAGGAGAATCTTCCATCTTGCAGTCGCCAAGCTCACATTTCCCATAG